The Pseudomonadota bacterium genome contains a region encoding:
- the fliJ gene encoding flagellar export protein FliJ — MGYTYKLEALLTFRRNLEEQSQQLLARELLLLENHKHKLQELKDARTQLIADFEERKKMTMTSYFFSFYMDGISNKEREVIRQERVIQAQAKVFELARLKLLEKVKSRKVIEKAREKDYSRYLKELLSKEQKEGDEAVLLRYGRKGHA; from the coding sequence ATGGGGTATACATACAAACTCGAAGCCCTGCTTACATTCCGGCGGAATCTTGAGGAGCAATCCCAGCAATTATTGGCCCGGGAATTGTTACTGCTTGAAAATCATAAGCATAAGCTCCAGGAATTAAAAGACGCCAGGACGCAGTTGATTGCGGATTTTGAAGAACGTAAGAAAATGACCATGACCTCGTATTTTTTTTCTTTTTATATGGATGGAATCAGCAATAAGGAACGGGAAGTTATTCGGCAGGAGCGGGTAATTCAAGCGCAGGCAAAAGTCTTTGAACTGGCGAGGCTGAAACTGCTTGAAAAAGTCAAATCAAGAAAGGTCATCGAAAAGGCGAGGGAAAAAGATTACAGCAGGTACCTCAAAGAACTTTTAAGCAAAGAGCAAAAGGAAGGCGATGAAGCGGTTCTCCTTCGTTACGGGAGAAAGGGCCATGCTTAA
- a CDS encoding FliI/YscN family ATPase yields the protein MNLATCIEALDKTSLMTVQGRVSQVIGMVIESLGPGIPVGSVCEVEVYRGRGSILAEVVGFREGRVLLMPLGEMRGIEPGSAIRLVSGQATMPVAESLLGRVIDGLGNPMDGKGPLEQGISYPLYAEPLNPMQRERIVEPVDVGIRSVNGLLTLGKGQRIGILAGSGVGKSTMLGMVARHTAADVSVIALIGERGRELRDFIERDLGPEGLARSVVVVATSDQSPLVRMRGAYLAMAVSEFFRDRGRDVVLMMDSVTRFAMSSREVGLAIGEPPTSRGYTPSVFAQLPKLLERAGNCVGKGSITGIYSVLVEGDDMNEPIADAVRSIVDGHIILSRDLANQGHYPAVDILGSISRCMSDVVAKKQVKMAQRFLETMSAYRRAEDLINIGAYVNGSNPKIDYAIKMIDRMNAFLRQEVDEKVPLKQCAERLAGLFEAA from the coding sequence ATGAATTTGGCAACATGTATAGAGGCACTGGATAAAACATCACTGATGACGGTTCAGGGCCGGGTCAGCCAGGTTATCGGTATGGTTATCGAAAGCCTTGGACCGGGTATACCGGTGGGCAGTGTCTGCGAGGTAGAAGTCTATCGGGGTCGCGGCAGTATCCTTGCGGAAGTGGTGGGTTTCAGGGAGGGTCGTGTCCTGTTGATGCCCCTTGGTGAGATGCGCGGTATTGAACCGGGCAGCGCCATTCGTCTGGTCAGCGGCCAGGCCACTATGCCGGTTGCGGAATCTCTGTTGGGGAGGGTTATTGACGGTCTTGGAAATCCCATGGACGGCAAAGGTCCTCTGGAGCAGGGAATTTCCTACCCGTTATATGCTGAACCACTGAATCCCATGCAGCGTGAGCGTATTGTCGAGCCGGTGGATGTGGGAATCCGTTCGGTTAATGGTCTGTTGACCCTTGGCAAGGGGCAACGTATTGGGATTCTGGCTGGTTCAGGTGTCGGCAAGAGCACAATGCTTGGCATGGTGGCACGTCATACAGCTGCAGATGTCAGCGTCATTGCGCTGATCGGCGAGCGTGGTCGGGAGTTGCGGGATTTTATCGAACGTGATCTTGGCCCTGAAGGTCTGGCAAGGTCGGTGGTGGTGGTGGCGACATCGGATCAATCACCTCTGGTGCGTATGCGCGGCGCCTACCTTGCAATGGCGGTTTCCGAGTTTTTTCGCGACCGCGGCAGGGATGTTGTTCTGATGATGGATTCCGTGACCCGTTTTGCCATGTCTTCCAGAGAAGTAGGCCTTGCAATCGGCGAACCGCCTACCTCAAGAGGATATACTCCTTCGGTCTTTGCCCAGTTACCCAAGCTTCTTGAGAGAGCCGGGAACTGTGTCGGCAAGGGAAGCATCACCGGCATTTACAGCGTCCTGGTGGAGGGCGATGATATGAATGAGCCCATTGCCGATGCGGTTCGTTCCATAGTGGACGGGCATATTATTCTCAGTCGCGATCTGGCAAACCAGGGACATTATCCTGCTGTTGATATTCTGGGGAGTATCAGCAGGTGCATGAGTGATGTTGTTGCCAAAAAGCAGGTGAAAATGGCCCAGCGTTTCCTGGAGACCATGTCCGCATACAGACGGGCGGAGGACCTTATTAATATCGGTGCGTATGTGAACGGCAGCAACCCGAAAATTGATTATGCAATTAAGATGATAGACCGCATGAATGCGTTTCTGCGGCAGGAAGTTGATGAAAAGGTGCCGTTGAAGCAGTGCGCTGAGCGGCTCGCGGGGCTTTTTGAAGCGGCATAG
- the fliG gene encoding flagellar motor switch protein FliG, protein MAKSKKREGPSENLTGPEKAAIFMLTVGEEFSSQVFKRLDPDEIKSVGRQMAKVDKVDKEDIASLLSEFKMDAGDHDIFLSGDDLLETALKRALSSDKANQLLDEIRSDWKLTLFQKARKLEPQVLVNFLRNEHPQTIALLLAVLDKTQAAEILKEFKEDVQIEVVIRMAELDKVSPEILVDLDRVLQEELLSVEGMEGQRLGGVEAVAEMLNNADRALEALILEGVEEQRESLADEIRKLMFVFEDLVTLDDRGIMAILKEVSTDDLKLALKTASEDLAKLIFKNMSSRAVEMLKEDMEIMGPVRVKDVEGAQQSIIKVAKRLEQEGKIHLIQGGGEDEFV, encoded by the coding sequence ATGGCAAAATCAAAAAAACGAGAAGGACCGTCAGAAAATCTAACCGGGCCTGAAAAGGCGGCAATATTCATGTTGACCGTCGGTGAGGAGTTCAGTTCCCAGGTTTTCAAGCGGCTTGACCCGGACGAGATAAAAAGCGTCGGTCGGCAGATGGCCAAGGTCGACAAGGTTGACAAGGAAGATATCGCTTCGCTGTTGAGTGAATTCAAGATGGACGCCGGTGATCACGACATTTTTCTATCCGGCGATGATCTGCTCGAAACCGCCTTGAAACGGGCATTGAGTTCAGATAAGGCTAACCAGCTTCTTGATGAAATCCGTTCAGACTGGAAACTGACCCTTTTTCAAAAAGCAAGAAAGCTCGAACCCCAGGTGCTGGTCAATTTTCTCCGGAATGAACATCCGCAAACCATTGCCTTGCTGCTGGCTGTGCTGGATAAAACCCAGGCTGCTGAAATTCTCAAGGAATTCAAAGAAGACGTTCAGATTGAAGTGGTCATCCGCATGGCGGAGCTTGACAAGGTGAGCCCTGAGATTCTTGTTGACCTCGACCGGGTTCTTCAGGAAGAGCTGCTGTCGGTGGAGGGCATGGAAGGACAGCGACTGGGCGGGGTTGAGGCTGTCGCCGAAATGCTGAACAATGCCGATCGAGCCCTTGAGGCTCTGATACTTGAAGGCGTTGAGGAACAGCGGGAAAGCCTTGCCGATGAAATTCGCAAGCTGATGTTTGTTTTTGAGGATCTTGTGACCCTGGATGATCGGGGCATCATGGCGATTCTCAAAGAAGTGAGCACCGACGATCTTAAACTCGCGCTGAAAACCGCCTCTGAAGACCTGGCGAAACTTATATTCAAGAACATGTCTTCCCGTGCTGTTGAAATGTTGAAAGAAGACATGGAGATCATGGGTCCGGTGCGGGTCAAGGATGTTGAAGGCGCGCAGCAGTCAATCATAAAAGTCGCCAAACGCCTTGAACAGGAAGGGAAAATCCACCTGATACAGGGTGGTGGAGAAGATGAATTTGTCTAA
- the fliF gene encoding flagellar M-ring protein FliF — protein MANAKEMLEQIATIFKEFSVTQKIAFAVILVVVVGGLYALTTTGGNLQYKVLFSGMTQEDASDIVAKLQEQRHLYKLSNNGATILVPADKVLDIRLAMAGEGLPRGGGVGFEIFDKTSFGTTDFVHRLNYQRALQGELARTIRQFQQVEEARVHIAVSKESVFIEDEKPPSASVSVKLRGREKLSPHQIQSIVNLVASAVSGMTTDNITVVDTMGRLLYRKQGNEEGVITANQLEYQVKIEESLRQKVESMLEEVVGIDRVRAEVTAEMDFDRIELTEENFDPETQVVRSEQLQAEGDSRGGADAQGIPGVKGDLATYADSGVASGGSANYNRNNVTRNYEISKVTRHIRESVGSIKRLSVAVMVDGTYDKKKDDQGDNTLQYKSRTPEEMQRFDKLVKNAIGYNEDREDKVEVVNMSFALSSIVEPEVDPMDKWWDMGERFSMPAFYLIIVLGVFLLVLRPLLRILTSGPVARATRPLTGQRFAAVVGGAPGEEMEEEEDLTLHPKGMTDKEKIYRLAQSDPDRAADLVRRWLREEA, from the coding sequence ATGGCAAATGCAAAAGAGATGCTCGAACAGATTGCAACGATATTCAAGGAGTTTTCAGTAACACAGAAAATAGCATTTGCTGTTATACTGGTCGTGGTTGTAGGCGGCTTGTACGCCCTGACGACGACCGGCGGCAATCTGCAGTATAAGGTGCTTTTCAGCGGTATGACCCAGGAGGATGCCAGTGACATCGTGGCCAAACTCCAGGAACAACGGCATCTATACAAACTCTCTAACAATGGTGCCACAATACTGGTTCCGGCCGACAAAGTCCTTGACATCAGGCTGGCTATGGCCGGAGAAGGACTGCCGAGAGGTGGTGGCGTGGGGTTTGAGATTTTTGATAAAACCAGTTTCGGGACAACCGATTTTGTTCATCGCCTAAATTATCAAAGAGCCCTGCAGGGAGAATTGGCAAGGACTATCCGTCAGTTCCAGCAGGTGGAAGAGGCCAGGGTGCATATCGCAGTTTCAAAGGAATCAGTCTTTATTGAAGATGAAAAACCGCCCAGCGCATCGGTCAGTGTGAAATTGCGTGGCCGGGAAAAACTTTCCCCCCATCAGATCCAAAGTATAGTCAACCTGGTTGCAAGCGCCGTGTCCGGGATGACCACGGACAATATAACTGTGGTCGATACCATGGGGAGGCTTCTGTATCGAAAGCAGGGGAATGAAGAAGGAGTTATTACGGCGAATCAGCTGGAATATCAGGTTAAAATAGAGGAATCGCTCCGGCAGAAAGTGGAGAGTATGCTTGAAGAAGTTGTGGGAATCGATCGGGTCCGTGCCGAAGTGACCGCTGAGATGGATTTTGACCGGATTGAATTGACCGAAGAGAATTTTGATCCGGAAACACAGGTTGTAAGGAGTGAGCAGCTTCAGGCTGAAGGTGATTCCAGAGGCGGTGCCGATGCCCAGGGAATACCTGGAGTCAAAGGAGATCTGGCCACTTATGCGGACAGTGGCGTGGCATCAGGGGGAAGTGCAAATTATAATCGAAATAATGTCACGCGCAATTATGAGATCAGTAAAGTAACCAGGCATATCAGGGAATCAGTCGGCAGTATTAAGAGACTTTCCGTCGCGGTAATGGTCGATGGGACATATGACAAGAAAAAAGATGATCAGGGTGATAATACTCTGCAATATAAGTCAAGAACCCCTGAAGAGATGCAGCGATTTGACAAACTGGTGAAAAATGCCATAGGCTATAATGAGGATCGTGAGGATAAGGTTGAGGTTGTAAATATGTCCTTTGCTCTTTCTTCAATTGTTGAACCTGAAGTGGATCCCATGGATAAATGGTGGGATATGGGTGAAAGATTTTCAATGCCGGCGTTTTATCTTATAATTGTGTTAGGTGTTTTTCTTCTGGTGTTGAGGCCTCTTTTGAGGATATTGACAAGCGGCCCGGTTGCAAGGGCGACAAGACCGTTGACCGGACAGAGGTTTGCAGCGGTTGTCGGAGGGGCGCCTGGTGAAGAAATGGAGGAGGAAGAGGATCTCACCCTGCATCCAAAAGGAATGACCGACAAGGAAAAAATATACCGTCTGGCGCAAAGTGATCCTGACCGGGCGGCAGACCTGGTACGGCGGTGGTTGCGAGAAGAGGCTTAA
- the fliE gene encoding flagellar hook-basal body complex protein FliE translates to MNDIGIKPLTGAVTTQPGKGVSGAGESGFGDMLKNSIDSVNQKMQEAETSVAGLVSGQHSNIHETMIAMEKANISFRLMTKIQNKVVNAYQEIMRLQL, encoded by the coding sequence ATGAATGACATAGGAATTAAACCGCTGACTGGCGCTGTAACTACTCAACCAGGGAAAGGCGTTTCCGGGGCAGGTGAATCAGGTTTCGGTGATATGCTCAAAAATTCCATAGATTCGGTGAATCAGAAGATGCAGGAGGCGGAGACCTCGGTCGCCGGTCTGGTGAGCGGTCAGCACTCAAATATTCATGAGACAATGATTGCCATGGAAAAGGCAAATATATCATTCAGGCTGATGACCAAGATCCAGAACAAGGTGGTAAACGCCTATCAGGAAATAATGAGATTGCAGCTCTAG
- the flgC gene encoding flagellar basal body rod protein FlgC — MDFITAMKISGSALKAERTRINIAAMNLANVNTTRTLEGGPYKAKSVVFGSKPLENSFQEKLNSAAASLREVEVSAIVEDDAPFKEVYDPSHPDADENGTVRLPNVNATEQMVDIMEAKRAYEANVAALDAIKNMAMKALEIGR, encoded by the coding sequence ATGGATTTTATCACAGCAATGAAGATCAGTGGTTCGGCCCTTAAAGCTGAGCGGACAAGGATTAATATAGCTGCAATGAATCTTGCCAATGTCAACACGACAAGAACCCTTGAGGGCGGGCCATACAAGGCAAAATCCGTGGTTTTCGGTTCAAAACCTCTTGAAAACAGTTTTCAGGAAAAATTGAATTCTGCGGCGGCCAGTTTGCGTGAAGTCGAGGTGAGCGCCATTGTTGAGGATGATGCGCCTTTTAAGGAGGTGTACGATCCTTCGCATCCTGATGCCGATGAGAATGGCACGGTCAGACTTCCCAATGTGAACGCCACCGAGCAGATGGTGGATATCATGGAGGCGAAGCGGGCCTATGAGGCCAATGTCGCGGCCCTTGATGCGATAAAGAATATGGCGATGAAAGCGCTTGAGATCGGCCGCTAA